A genome region from Thalassococcus arenae includes the following:
- a CDS encoding antibiotic biosynthesis monooxygenase family protein → MPNITYPSPVQTVITTFETSPGTCQDLLDELQDAYASFISKQQGFVAAGLHVNDAQTRIANYSQWQRREDFQAMLRSDEMRQRNRRINTLCRTFEPVMYDVAAAFD, encoded by the coding sequence ATGCCCAATATCACCTATCCCAGCCCGGTCCAGACCGTCATCACAACGTTCGAGACCTCGCCCGGCACGTGCCAGGACCTTCTGGACGAGTTGCAGGATGCCTATGCGTCCTTCATCTCGAAACAACAGGGCTTCGTCGCGGCCGGTCTGCATGTCAACGACGCCCAGACCCGCATCGCCAATTATTCCCAGTGGCAAAGGCGCGAGGATTTCCAGGCCATGCTGCGCAGCGACGAGATGCGCCAGCGCAACCGGCGGATCAACACGCTGTGCCGGACCTTCGAGCCGGTAATGTACGACGTCGCCGCGGCCTTC